Proteins encoded in a region of the Thermocaproicibacter melissae genome:
- the folD gene encoding bifunctional methylenetetrahydrofolate dehydrogenase/methenyltetrahydrofolate cyclohydrolase FolD yields MIDGKAISKEIKASVAAEVEKLKAMGITPGLAVVLVGNDPASRTYVTNKEKDCASVGIYSEEYALPETTTQKELLELVQTLNSKKTINGILVQLPLPAGLNEEEVIKTINPLKDVDAFHPENVGRIMIGNCRFLPCTPAGIMELLHHEGISPEGKRCVVIGRSNIVGKPMAMLLLHANGTVTICHSKTRGLKEICREADILVAAVGKPKFVTADMVKPGAVVIDVGMDRDENGKLCGDVDFANVESIASYITPVPGGVGPMTRAMLLKNTITAAKIQNGMDVI; encoded by the coding sequence ATTATTGACGGAAAAGCCATTTCCAAGGAAATAAAAGCGTCTGTTGCAGCTGAAGTAGAAAAATTAAAGGCAATGGGCATTACTCCCGGGCTTGCCGTGGTTCTTGTCGGAAATGACCCGGCTTCCCGCACTTATGTGACGAACAAAGAAAAAGACTGTGCATCGGTCGGAATATATTCGGAAGAGTATGCCTTGCCGGAAACAACGACGCAGAAAGAACTGTTGGAGCTGGTTCAGACTCTGAACAGCAAAAAAACGATAAACGGTATTTTGGTTCAGCTGCCGCTTCCGGCAGGTCTTAATGAGGAAGAAGTCATTAAGACAATCAACCCGTTGAAGGATGTCGATGCATTTCACCCTGAAAATGTGGGAAGGATTATGATAGGAAACTGCCGTTTCCTGCCATGCACTCCTGCAGGCATTATGGAATTGCTCCACCATGAAGGAATTTCTCCCGAAGGAAAACGCTGTGTGGTAATCGGCAGAAGCAATATTGTCGGAAAGCCGATGGCTATGCTCCTCCTTCACGCAAACGGAACCGTAACGATTTGCCACAGCAAGACACGCGGGCTAAAAGAAATCTGTCGGGAAGCCGATATTCTTGTTGCGGCTGTCGGGAAACCAAAATTCGTTACGGCAGATATGGTAAAGCCCGGTGCTGTTGTAATTGACGTAGGAATGGATCGGGATGAAAACGGTAAACTCTGCGGCGACGTCGATTTTGCAAATGTCGAAAGCATTGCTTCCTACATAACGCCGGTTCCGGGCGGAGTAGGTCCGATGACAAGAGCTATGCTGCTGAAAAACACAATTACTGCAGCAAAAATTCAGAACGGAATGGACGTTATCTGA
- the lgt gene encoding prolipoprotein diacylglyceryl transferase, with product MYNVSFPGLGIDLKINPTAFSIGGHNFAWYGIIIAVAFLVAFFYVLKSCKRFHMDEDKLIDAVIVGIITGIIGARLYYVLFDASTEYLSNPISILYIWQGGLAIYGGIIGGLLGGGLMAKHRKISVPAVLDLTSLGFLIGQSIGRWGNFVNQEAFGTETDLPWRMQSEATEAFSSIGVHPCFLYESLWCILGFVLLHIFSRRFRRYDGQVFLLYIVWYGIGRFFIEGLRTDSLLTPYIPLRISQIVAAASVLAGILLLIVFRKRTVLTGCGSKKIMELNSIIDVVPEKKEEKEEEVPLDDGTSTIFESAADAKTVLAGGSIRDDVTKPAVSADDDAEESESTDEANQKEPQQETDDSADSESTEE from the coding sequence GGGGTTAGGCATCGATCTGAAAATCAACCCGACGGCATTCAGCATAGGCGGCCATAATTTCGCCTGGTATGGCATTATTATTGCGGTCGCTTTTCTTGTGGCTTTCTTCTATGTTCTTAAGAGCTGCAAACGCTTTCACATGGACGAGGACAAGCTGATTGACGCCGTCATCGTCGGAATTATTACCGGCATCATAGGGGCAAGGCTTTACTATGTACTGTTCGACGCAAGTACCGAGTATCTGTCCAACCCCATCTCGATTCTGTATATCTGGCAAGGCGGTCTGGCCATCTACGGCGGAATTATCGGCGGCCTCCTTGGCGGTGGGTTGATGGCAAAACACCGCAAGATCAGCGTTCCGGCTGTTTTGGACCTTACATCTCTCGGCTTCCTGATCGGTCAGTCAATCGGCCGTTGGGGAAACTTCGTCAACCAAGAGGCATTCGGCACAGAGACAGACCTCCCGTGGAGAATGCAGAGCGAAGCAACGGAGGCTTTTTCATCCATCGGAGTACATCCTTGCTTCCTCTATGAATCTCTGTGGTGCATTCTCGGTTTTGTTCTGCTACATATTTTCAGCAGAAGGTTCCGCAGATATGACGGGCAGGTCTTCCTGCTTTACATTGTCTGGTACGGCATCGGCCGCTTCTTCATCGAAGGACTTCGCACAGACAGCCTCCTTACCCCGTATATTCCGCTCAGAATTTCTCAGATAGTTGCTGCCGCTTCCGTCCTTGCAGGCATTTTGCTGCTGATTGTGTTCCGCAAGAGAACGGTTCTCACCGGATGCGGCTCCAAGAAGATTATGGAACTCAATTCCATCATTGACGTAGTTCCTGAGAAAAAGGAAGAGAAAGAAGAGGAAGTACCGCTTGACGACGGCACCAGCACGATTTTTGAAAGTGCTGCTGACGCAAAAACTGTTTTGGCCGGCGGTTCCATCCGCGACGACGTGACAAAGCCTGCTGTGTCCGCTGACGATGATGCTGAAGAAAGCGAATCAACAGATGAAGCGAATCAGAAAGAACCGCAGCAAGAAACTGACGATTCTGCGGATTCAGAATCGACGGAAGAATAG
- a CDS encoding TlyA family RNA methyltransferase produces the protein MEKKRLDCLIYERGLAESREKAKIAVMVGNVYVNGQKQDKPGTMLPVDAKIELRGETLKYVSRGGLKLEKAMQEFPIDLNGKIVMDIGASTGGFTDCMLQNGAKKVYAIDVGYGQLAWKLRTDPRVINLERTNVRYLTKEQVPELVDFFSVDVAFISLKLVLPVARNFLKDGGEAVCLIKPQFEAGREKVGKKGVVRDPAVHEEVIHNTIEFVLNNGFSVLGLTFSPVKGPEGNIEYLLYLKKSDEPVGTIPDVKLLVQRSHRVLNGGGES, from the coding sequence ATGGAGAAAAAAAGGCTTGACTGCTTAATATATGAACGCGGCCTTGCAGAAAGCAGGGAAAAAGCAAAAATTGCCGTTATGGTCGGCAATGTTTATGTAAATGGGCAAAAACAGGATAAACCCGGTACCATGCTGCCGGTTGACGCTAAAATCGAGCTTCGAGGTGAAACGCTGAAATATGTGAGCAGGGGAGGCTTGAAGCTCGAAAAAGCAATGCAGGAATTTCCCATTGATTTGAATGGGAAAATCGTGATGGACATTGGCGCCTCCACAGGTGGTTTTACCGATTGCATGCTTCAAAACGGAGCGAAAAAGGTTTATGCCATTGATGTTGGGTATGGCCAGTTGGCTTGGAAGCTTCGCACCGATCCCCGTGTTATCAACCTGGAACGGACGAACGTGCGCTATCTGACGAAAGAACAAGTGCCGGAACTTGTAGACTTTTTCAGCGTTGATGTTGCCTTTATCTCGTTGAAGCTTGTCCTTCCGGTAGCCAGAAATTTTTTGAAAGACGGCGGTGAAGCAGTCTGCCTGATTAAGCCGCAGTTTGAAGCAGGGCGTGAAAAAGTCGGCAAAAAAGGCGTCGTCCGCGATCCGGCTGTTCATGAAGAAGTGATTCACAATACCATCGAGTTTGTGCTGAATAACGGATTTTCTGTGCTCGGGCTGACATTTTCTCCGGTCAAGGGGCCGGAAGGCAACATTGAGTATTTGCTTTACCTAAAAAAATCAGATGAACCTGTGGGAACAATTCCCGATGTAAAGCTGCTGGTTCAGCGTTCACATCGTGTTCTGAACGGCGGAGGAGAATCATGA
- the dxs gene encoding 1-deoxy-D-xylulose-5-phosphate synthase has product MSGLLDNVKYPEDLKGLSSEQLKQLCSEIRMKIIQTVSENGGHLASNLGVVELTVALHRVFNSEKDRIVWDVGHQSYTHKILTGRGDRLSLIRKKDGLSGFPNRCESTYDPFTSGHSSTSISAALGLSKAKELNHEDGYVVAVIGDGALTGGLAYEGLNNAGRLKKNFIVVLNDNEMSISRNVGSMARYLSKIRTEPSYFRIKGKIEKFLDHVPLIGKPLHHLLTKAKSAVKQMIYNRTIFEDMGFYYYGPFDGHDLDKMIEVFNNVKSINHPVLLHVITQKGKGYPFAEQNPGAFHGVSKFDVTTGKSFSSEINFSELFGKLICEFAEHDSRICAITAAMQSGTGLTQFAKKFPERFFDTGIAEEHAVTFCAGLSIGGMIPIFAVYSSFLQRGYDQLIHDVALQRTKVVFAIDRAGIVGEDGQTHQGIFDVAFLNTIPNATVYAPCYFEEMKTSFYHAIYDGTGVAAVRYPRGGQLFRPFDFQPSGLPYDYYGCKNPSAVIVTYGRLFSYACLALSKLQRNGIQVGILKLNRIKPIEPAAVDAVLNAPKIFFFEEAIEQGGVGERFYYLLGQAGFTGDYHLHAITGFVPQATMEESLHSLELDDEGMVKLILTECADNGEKKA; this is encoded by the coding sequence ATGAGCGGCCTTTTAGACAATGTAAAATACCCTGAGGACTTAAAAGGGCTGTCATCTGAGCAGCTGAAACAATTGTGTTCAGAGATACGGATGAAAATTATCCAGACAGTTTCAGAGAACGGGGGACATCTCGCTTCCAATTTGGGTGTAGTAGAGCTGACCGTTGCACTGCATCGGGTATTCAACTCCGAAAAAGACCGAATTGTCTGGGATGTTGGGCATCAGTCATATACGCATAAGATTTTAACGGGGCGTGGTGACCGTCTTTCGCTGATTCGCAAGAAAGACGGTCTCTCAGGTTTTCCGAACCGATGTGAAAGTACTTATGATCCGTTTACCAGCGGACACAGCAGTACTTCAATATCTGCTGCCCTTGGGCTTTCTAAAGCAAAAGAATTGAACCATGAGGACGGCTATGTGGTTGCCGTCATTGGTGACGGCGCTTTGACAGGCGGTTTGGCTTATGAAGGCCTGAACAATGCCGGAAGACTTAAGAAAAATTTCATTGTCGTTCTAAACGACAATGAAATGTCTATTTCGCGCAACGTGGGCTCAATGGCACGTTACCTTTCAAAGATTCGTACGGAGCCTTCGTATTTTCGCATCAAAGGAAAAATAGAAAAATTTTTAGACCATGTGCCTCTAATCGGTAAACCTCTGCATCATCTCTTGACAAAGGCGAAATCTGCCGTCAAGCAGATGATTTACAACAGAACGATTTTTGAAGACATGGGCTTTTACTATTATGGGCCGTTTGACGGCCATGACTTGGACAAGATGATTGAAGTTTTTAATAACGTCAAAAGCATCAATCACCCAGTCCTGCTCCATGTCATAACACAGAAGGGCAAAGGGTACCCATTTGCCGAGCAAAACCCCGGTGCTTTTCACGGAGTTTCAAAGTTCGATGTTACAACAGGCAAAAGTTTTTCTTCCGAAATCAACTTTTCGGAACTTTTCGGAAAATTAATCTGCGAATTTGCCGAACACGATAGCAGAATTTGCGCCATTACCGCCGCGATGCAGTCGGGAACCGGGTTGACACAATTCGCGAAAAAGTTTCCGGAACGTTTCTTCGATACCGGAATTGCGGAAGAGCATGCTGTTACGTTTTGCGCCGGCCTGTCAATTGGCGGTATGATTCCGATTTTTGCGGTTTATTCTTCCTTCCTTCAGCGCGGATATGATCAACTCATACACGACGTTGCGCTGCAACGCACTAAAGTTGTATTTGCAATTGACCGCGCGGGAATTGTCGGCGAGGACGGTCAGACCCACCAAGGCATTTTTGATGTCGCTTTCCTAAATACAATTCCGAATGCAACTGTTTATGCACCGTGCTATTTTGAAGAAATGAAAACATCATTTTACCATGCAATCTACGATGGCACCGGTGTTGCAGCGGTCCGATATCCTCGCGGCGGACAGCTTTTTCGTCCGTTTGATTTCCAGCCGAGCGGGCTGCCTTATGATTATTACGGCTGCAAAAATCCTTCGGCCGTCATTGTAACATACGGCAGATTATTTTCCTATGCATGTCTGGCTCTCTCAAAACTGCAGCGAAATGGAATACAAGTCGGAATTCTAAAGTTAAATCGAATCAAACCGATTGAACCTGCTGCGGTGGATGCGGTTCTGAATGCCCCGAAAATCTTCTTTTTTGAAGAAGCAATTGAACAGGGCGGTGTTGGAGAGCGCTTTTATTATCTGCTTGGGCAGGCAGGATTCACCGGCGATTATCATTTGCATGCAATCACGGGGTTCGTTCCCCAGGCAACCATGGAAGAATCTCTCCATTCTTTGGAATTGGACGATGAAGGCATGGTGAAACTAATCCTAACGGAGTGCGCAGATAATGGAGAAAAAAAGGCTTGA